In Tolypothrix sp. NIES-4075, one DNA window encodes the following:
- the dnaB gene encoding replicative DNA helicase, with the protein MYANQDNVLQFASALCKLPPQCLEAEEAILGGIMLDPNAIMRVRDSLAPKHFYLNAHARIYDAALKLNAQEKPTDLLVVTSYLSDNKLLEIVGGRNKLANLVDRCVSAVNIDALADLVISKWKRRELGRLSTIAAELQHKSDDEVPLEQAFEQLQTHLTNLQLGQNPAYSTSHISLVMIDTYQQIESCNQGLTLPSIPTGFYDLDALMSGGINRGELIVIAGRPSMGKSAIAAQIGFNVAQLQNLPVVLFSLEMSKTQIAMRMLCAEASIESGFLKTGRISDSQWQPLAQAVSDISTLPIYLNECATPSLSYFEAECRKVMATERCELGLVVIDYLQLMDGDGGNRNNEIGAITRGLKRLAMKLSVPVICLSQLSRAVETRPNKRPVLSDLRDSGSIEQDSDKVLMLYRDEYY; encoded by the coding sequence ATGTACGCAAATCAAGATAACGTGCTTCAGTTTGCCTCAGCTCTTTGCAAGCTACCACCGCAGTGCTTAGAGGCTGAAGAGGCGATACTAGGGGGCATAATGCTCGACCCCAACGCAATAATGCGCGTGCGTGATAGCCTTGCGCCAAAACATTTTTACTTAAATGCCCATGCTCGTATTTATGACGCAGCACTAAAACTCAACGCCCAGGAAAAGCCTACAGATTTGCTTGTGGTCACATCCTATTTATCGGATAACAAGCTACTGGAAATTGTGGGTGGTCGCAACAAGCTAGCTAATTTGGTTGACAGATGTGTTAGTGCGGTCAACATTGACGCACTGGCTGATTTAGTAATCAGTAAATGGAAGCGCCGCGAATTAGGACGATTAAGCACTATTGCAGCGGAATTACAACACAAATCAGATGACGAAGTACCACTAGAACAGGCATTTGAACAGTTGCAAACACACCTGACCAATTTGCAACTTGGGCAAAATCCCGCGTATAGCACAAGCCACATCTCTCTTGTGATGATTGACACCTACCAACAGATAGAGTCGTGCAATCAGGGACTAACTCTACCAAGTATTCCGACCGGATTTTATGACCTTGACGCATTAATGAGCGGTGGTATAAATCGGGGTGAGTTGATTGTTATTGCCGGTCGCCCATCAATGGGAAAGTCGGCGATCGCTGCTCAAATTGGCTTCAATGTTGCCCAATTGCAAAATCTGCCAGTAGTTTTGTTTAGTTTGGAGATGAGTAAGACTCAAATTGCGATGCGGATGCTTTGTGCAGAGGCAAGTATTGAAAGCGGCTTTCTCAAAACTGGGCGCATTAGCGATAGTCAATGGCAGCCATTAGCGCAAGCAGTATCAGATATATCAACACTACCGATATATCTTAACGAGTGCGCTACACCATCCCTAAGTTATTTTGAAGCTGAATGCCGCAAAGTTATGGCAACCGAGCGCTGCGAATTAGGGCTTGTGGTAATTGATTATTTGCAATTGATGGACGGTGATGGCGGCAACCGCAACAACGAAATAGGCGCAATTACACGCGGGTTGAAACGTCTGGCGATGAAGCTTTCTGTACCCGTAATTTGTTTATCCCAGCTTTCTAGAGCAGTTGAGACACGCCCCAACAAACGCCCCGTGCTTAGTGACTTGAGAGACAGCGGATCAATTGAGCAAGACTCTGACAAAGTGTTAATGCTATACCGCGATGAATACTACAA
- a CDS encoding LacI family DNA-binding transcriptional regulator: MITFCKALEATMKAYGIKGVWIAEKAGVSNQTVSNFLIGKGQIKSESLERILNALPSEAQEYFFQQMHPVSKDLRSLVLRASDDEKAEILRLIAASLSSGIVADRLDAMAV, translated from the coding sequence ATGATAACTTTTTGTAAAGCGCTTGAGGCAACCATGAAGGCTTACGGCATTAAGGGCGTGTGGATTGCTGAAAAGGCTGGCGTTAGTAACCAGACTGTTTCTAACTTTTTGATTGGGAAGGGGCAGATTAAGTCTGAAAGCTTGGAGAGAATTCTTAATGCTTTGCCGTCGGAAGCACAAGAGTATTTTTTTCAGCAAATGCACCCTGTTAGTAAAGATTTGCGATCGCTGGTTCTGAGAGCGTCCGACGATGAAAAGGCGGAGATTTTACGCCTAATTGCTGCATCGTTGAGTTCTGGGATTGTGGCGGATCGCCTTGATGCGATGGCAGTATAA
- a CDS encoding NACHT domain-containing protein: MPESEDPKKVSNNDLRNAQFGGGFINAENVNAQRIGGDIRNFFFGQQMASASNPARPKNERILLSAVKEEVTVRLRQSLHNAVLINLGKESQPQQVKRPWDAEIKIGLKPAEPLPDTTTILSVFESEEIAGKLLILGAPGAGKTTIQLELARALVKRAEEQPDYPVPVLFNLSSWKDDRQLITKWLVTELSLKYGFSFEIGKKWIEQRIILPLLDGLDELKPQHQEPCVRAINKLLQGKCRPQFIVVCSRREEYASYETRLQLNGAICLQPLTYFQLQAYFADINHIHFWRAIRNHSALIEIVSTPLFLSIAILAEQELSLEKWQQQNSTTHRLHYLLAAYVQRMLTREIKSVVYRKQKSPTNGQTKCWLIYLAHQLYRDSQSEFLIENMQPSWLLTDGNKWIYSLVDLLLGWLVTGLVIVFAIVFAIASPQNYPFTTVEFLKDYLFITVYFGIFGIVFALMCKFCGRLYRYDALADEIRLFRGRQWYLSWKSYNNNFILGSLFGACLGIMIGAYCLFFYSFNLALISMLLSVFISGMFCGLCFGLSSLPIEKTIAPNQGVRESVFNIGIITLSIILSGGLLGGIIGQQIEGAKIGLWLGLMLGLIVGRFLGITVVSRHFSLRFILCCKGYIPWNYARFLNYCTERLFLQRVGGRYRFIHKLLQDHFAQMPFDRIID; this comes from the coding sequence ATGCCAGAGTCAGAAGACCCTAAAAAAGTTTCTAATAATGACTTACGCAACGCCCAATTTGGTGGTGGGTTTATAAATGCTGAGAACGTTAACGCCCAACGTATAGGCGGCGACATCCGGAATTTTTTCTTTGGACAGCAGATGGCATCAGCAAGCAACCCTGCACGACCAAAGAACGAGCGAATACTACTGTCCGCTGTTAAAGAAGAAGTTACAGTACGGTTAAGGCAATCTCTACACAATGCTGTGTTGATTAATTTGGGTAAGGAGTCACAACCGCAACAAGTAAAGCGACCTTGGGATGCTGAGATAAAAATTGGCTTAAAACCTGCTGAACCTCTCCCAGATACCACAACTATTTTGTCAGTTTTTGAGTCAGAAGAGATTGCAGGAAAACTATTAATTTTAGGTGCGCCAGGGGCAGGTAAGACAACCATACAATTAGAACTAGCACGAGCTTTAGTCAAACGTGCGGAAGAACAGCCTGATTATCCCGTTCCAGTTTTATTTAACTTGTCCTCTTGGAAAGATGATCGCCAGCTTATAACTAAATGGTTGGTAACTGAACTTAGTTTAAAGTACGGTTTCTCATTCGAGATTGGTAAAAAATGGATAGAACAGCGAATAATACTGCCATTGCTAGATGGTTTGGATGAACTCAAACCACAACACCAAGAACCTTGTGTTAGGGCAATTAACAAACTGCTACAGGGGAAATGCCGTCCCCAGTTTATAGTGGTATGCAGTCGGCGGGAGGAGTATGCTAGCTACGAAACTCGGTTACAACTCAATGGTGCTATTTGTCTACAACCTTTAACTTATTTCCAATTACAGGCTTACTTTGCCGATATTAATCATATTCATTTCTGGCGTGCCATCCGAAACCACTCTGCCTTGATAGAAATAGTCAGTACTCCTTTATTTTTAAGTATTGCCATTCTTGCTGAACAAGAATTATCACTTGAGAAATGGCAGCAACAAAACTCAACTACACATCGTCTGCATTATTTACTGGCTGCTTATGTGCAACGCATGTTAACACGGGAAATAAAAAGTGTTGTGTACCGTAAACAAAAATCTCCAACTAATGGGCAAACTAAATGTTGGTTAATATATCTAGCTCATCAATTATACAGAGACTCACAATCAGAATTTTTAATTGAGAATATGCAACCTTCTTGGTTGTTAACTGATGGCAATAAGTGGATCTATTCATTGGTTGACCTGCTACTTGGTTGGCTGGTTACTGGATTAGTTATTGTATTTGCTATTGTATTTGCCATAGCATCTCCTCAAAATTATCCATTTACCACAGTGGAATTTCTTAAAGACTATCTATTTATTACAGTTTACTTTGGTATTTTTGGAATTGTTTTTGCACTCATGTGCAAATTTTGTGGTCGTTTATATCGATACGATGCCCTTGCAGATGAAATTAGACTTTTTCGAGGTAGACAGTGGTATTTGTCTTGGAAAAGTTACAATAATAACTTTATTTTAGGGTCTTTATTTGGAGCCTGTTTGGGTATAATGATTGGAGCATACTGTTTGTTTTTTTATAGTTTTAATCTTGCACTCATTAGTATGCTGTTGAGCGTTTTCATTTCAGGAATGTTTTGTGGACTGTGTTTCGGACTAAGTTCTTTACCTATTGAAAAAACAATAGCTCCCAATCAAGGTGTTCGGGAATCTGTATTTAATATTGGAATTATTACTTTAAGCATTATTCTCAGTGGTGGACTATTAGGTGGAATTATAGGGCAACAGATAGAGGGAGCAAAAATTGGATTGTGGTTGGGGTTAATGCTTGGACTAATAGTAGGTCGTTTTTTAGGTATTACAGTAGTTAGTCGGCACTTTTCGCTACGCTTCATTCTCTGCTGCAAAGGTTACATCCCCTGGAACTATGCTCGTTTTCTCAACTACTGCACCGAACGCCTATTTCTCCAGCGTGTAGGTGGACGTTACCGCTTCATCCACAAACTGCTGCAAGACCACTTCGCCCAAATGCCATTTGACCGAATAATTGACTGA